Genomic segment of Pongo pygmaeus isolate AG05252 chromosome 1, NHGRI_mPonPyg2-v2.0_pri, whole genome shotgun sequence:
CCCGTCCTTACCTTAGGGCTCCGTTTCTCCGTGTTCCGGCTCACCAGCACCGGGGTGTCGTACTTGAGCAAAGAGTCTGCGGGGGGAATCATGGCGGCGGCGAGAGTAGCAGCCCAGCAGCTGCCCTGTCCAGTGTGGGCCTTGTTTGCCGTCACCATGGAAACCGCCCCCTCACTCCCTCCCCCGCGCTTCTTGGCCTGCGCGGAGCTTCGAAGTGGGGCGGGGCCAACAGCCGGCGAGTTTCATTCTGCGCTCCCTGGGCAGAAATCTCTCGTGCCTGGCTTCTTAGGCCTTCTGCTCACCGGTTCGCCCCTGTACTCTTGAAGGCGAGGAAAACGGCGGTTCGAGTCCCTATACTCCCTAGCTCGCGAtttgaagtgggcagatcacctttgCCGTGCTCCAATTTTGTCACCTGAAAAACAGGAGTCATCGCCTAACTCCTCATGAAGGGTTAAGGGACAATTCCCAAAGGAAGTCATCTGGAGTTCCTCGgttttttgaagttttctttgttgttctaGTTGTTCCCAAAATGTGTTTATTGAGATTGTTTCCCACTCATCTTGATTCAGAGTGCTTTTAGTGCTGCTTCCTCCTGAAGGAACATCCTTCTGTAAGCCTTACTTTTCCTCCTGTAGGCTGGCAGAGGACAGTGGAGCAGCCAACACACAAAACTGCCGTTTGTGCATGGCTAAAGACTGTGGTGATTTTATAGCATCCTGGGCATTTCTCATCCATGAAGTAGGAATTGGGGCTCTGCACCAGGCCTTTCTTCTTGtgtttcctcttctcctcttctgggGAGGGATGAAGGAGATCCTTTGCGAGAGGCATGTTCTCGTGGGTAGGTCGTCACCGCAAGAAagggcttgttttgttttttaaattgagacggagtctcgctctgttgcccaggctgaagtgcagtggcgtgatctcggctcacggcaacctccgcctcccggattaaaatgattctcctgcttcagacttccgagtagctgggactacaggcgcgtgcccccatgaccggctaaattttgtatttttagtagagacagggtttcaccacgttggccaggctggtctcgaactcctgacctcgtggtccgcctacctcggcctcccaaagtgctgggattacagccttgagccaccgcgcccggcctgaagtatttttctaattaaatggCGAAATGACAAAGTAGGAGCCAATGGGAAACCTCCCCTTTGCCCCC
This window contains:
- the LOC129040487 gene encoding small ribosomal subunit protein eS27-like; the protein is MPLAKDLLHPSPEEEKRKHKKKGLVQSPNSYFMDEKCPGCYKITTVFSHAQTAVLCVGCSTVLCQPTGGKVRLTEGCSFRRKQH